In the genome of Segatella copri, one region contains:
- a CDS encoding succinate dehydrogenase/fumarate reductase cytochrome b subunit, with protein sequence MWLINSSIGRKVVMSVTGIALILFLTFHGCMNVVALFSGEAYNTICELLGANWYAVVATLGLAALAVCHIVYAFILTAQNRRARGNQRYEVTSKPEKVEWASQNMLVLGIIIVLGLLLHLFNFWYNMMFAELLGTSFGHSPADGFAYIQDTFANPVFVVLYIIWLVALWFHLTHGFWSAIQTLGWNGKTWFCRWKTIGMIYSTILLLLFIVVVLAFAFGCAPSLCCA encoded by the coding sequence ATGTGGTTAATCAATTCATCTATTGGTAGAAAGGTAGTGATGTCAGTAACTGGTATCGCACTTATTCTATTCTTGACATTCCACGGTTGCATGAATGTGGTTGCGCTTTTCTCTGGAGAAGCTTACAACACAATCTGCGAGTTGTTGGGTGCTAACTGGTACGCCGTAGTTGCAACATTAGGTTTGGCAGCTTTGGCAGTTTGTCACATCGTTTACGCTTTCATTCTGACAGCACAGAACCGTCGTGCTCGCGGAAATCAGCGTTACGAGGTAACTTCAAAGCCAGAGAAGGTAGAGTGGGCTAGCCAGAACATGTTGGTGCTTGGTATCATCATCGTTCTCGGTTTGTTGCTTCACCTCTTCAACTTCTGGTACAACATGATGTTCGCTGAGCTTTTGGGTACAAGCTTCGGTCACAGCCCAGCAGACGGCTTCGCTTACATCCAGGACACCTTCGCTAACCCTGTGTTCGTAGTTCTCTACATCATCTGGTTGGTAGCTCTTTGGTTCCACCTCACTCACGGTTTCTGGAGTGCTATTCAGACTCTCGGTTGGAACGGTAAGACTTGGTTCTGCCGTTGGAAGACTATTGGTATGATTTACTCTACCATCCTGCTTCTCCTCTTCATCGTTGTCGTATTGGCATTCGCTTTCGGTTGCGCTCCATCTTTGTGCTGCGCATAA